The proteins below come from a single Asterias rubens chromosome 9, eAstRub1.3, whole genome shotgun sequence genomic window:
- the LOC117294317 gene encoding EF-hand calcium-binding domain-containing protein 9-like, translated as MKIKQGILHFLHLDKTYSMLSGKNVFILQEYFKLLDVHNEESINDIQFYHFLHAVCDLNRGHIYNVFDMLDVDGSGRIDFDEFYLLVCILISLKDKEEKQFIYRHSRTVFELLDEDRSHSISAEEFSAFGFLFNFHGAAVNQIFKDFDISGDEELDYKEFKMFAMACIDKQNEIDRCKREKLERRRRRKIERATRKLERVEFGEEGALSTSWLSQTLHTCDACIIQ; from the exons atgaaaataaaacaaggaaTACTTCATTTCCTTCACCTCGACAAGACATACAGCATGCTGTCTGGTAAAAATGTCTTCATTCTTCAGGAATATTTTAAGCTGCTTGATGTACACAACGAAGAGTCTATCAATG ATATTCAGTTCTACCACTTCCTCCATGCCGTTTGCGATCTGAATAGAGGGCATATCTACAACGTATTCGATATGCTGGACGTGGACGGATCGGGTCGAATAGACTTTGATGAGTTCTACTTATTGGTTTGCATTCTGATCTCACTCAAG GATAAAGAAGAGAAGCAGTTTATTTACCGCCATTCCCGGACGGTCTTTGAACTTCTGGATGAGGACCGTAGTCACAGCATCTCGGCAGAGGAGTTCTCGGCTTTTGGGTTTTTATTCAATTTCCACGGAGCGGCTGTCAATCAGATATTCAAAGATTTTGACATATCAGGCGACGAG GAATTGGACTACAAAGAGTTCAAAATGTTCGCTATGGCCTGCATCGACAAACAGAACGAGATCGACAGATGTAAACGGGAGAAGTTGGAGCGCCGCCGACGTCGAAAGATAGAGAGGGCTACAAGGAAATTGGAGCGAGTCGAGTTTGGGGAAGAGGGCGCTCTCAGTACTAGCTGGCTCAGCCAAACCTTACATACGTGCGATGCATGCATCATTCAATAA
- the LOC117294569 gene encoding 4-hydroxy-2-oxoglutarate aldolase, mitochondrial-like: MTHNSTPQPDETRQHNSIEVSCYVVHGSNGEYVFLTKEERVEMIRKVRQETPKDKLVVAGSGCESTRDTIEMSKMMAAAGADALLVITPGYFKGLMTSEALIKHYSKVADQSPAPIILYSVPKNTGIDLPIEVAVSLSKHPNIIGMKDSGGDVTKIGAIVHKTQENHFQVLAGSAGFFLGSLSVGAVGTVSALANVLPGEMCQLHDLYKNGRLDEAKKLQHRLIEPNSAVTAKFGVPGLKVAMEWFGFYGGPVRSPLQPASDAQKAQLRQTFVENGFM, from the exons ATGACACATAACTCCACGCCACAGCCCGACGAAACCCGCCAGCATAATTCCATCGAAGTTTCTT GTTATGTTGTTCATGGATCAAACGGCGAGTATGTCTTCCTGACAAAAGAAGAGCGAGTCGAGATGATTAGGAAGGTTCGACAAGAAACACCCAAGGATAAACTTGTTGTAGCTGGATCCGGTTGTGAAT CAACAAGAGACACCATTGAAATGTCTAAGATGATGGCAGCGGCAGGAGCTGATGCGCTTCTCGTTATTACACCTGGTTACTTCAAAGGTTTGATGACATCAGAGGCTCTCATCAAACACTACTCTAAG GTGGCAGACCAATCCCCTGCTCCAATCATCCTGTACAGTGTACCGAAAAACACTGGCATCGATCTGCCAATAGAGGTCGCTGTTTCCCTCTCGAAGCATCCAAACATCATCGGGATGAAAGACAGCGGTGGCGAC GTTACTAAGATTGGAGCCATAGTTCATAAAACACAAGAGAATCATTTCCAGGTTCTCGCTGGTTCAGCAGGATTCTTCCTAGGATCCTTATCAGTTG GCGCTGTCGGAACTGTCTCCGCACTTGCCAACGTTCTACCTGGTGAGATGTGCCAGCTCCATGATCTCTATAAGAACGGTAGATTGGATGAAGCCAAGAAGTTGCAGCATCGATTAATTGAACCCAACAGTGCC GTGACTGCTAAGTTTGGTGTGCCTGGTCTTAAGGTTGCCATGGAATGGTTTGGTTTCTACGGGGGACCGGTTAGATCCCCCCTGCAACCGGCATCAGATGCGCAAAAGGCACAACTCCGACAGACGTTCGTTGAAAACGGATTCatgtag